One stretch of Streptomyces sp. R21 DNA includes these proteins:
- a CDS encoding cystathionine gamma-lyase encodes MTSGSADFGAGSGDGTRAVRAGLPEPVKNEPTLPGPVFAAHFHLPGDPTGPYTYGRDENPTWTLLERAIGELEAPGQDGVETLAFPSGMAAISAVLFSQLRAGDIVVLPDDGYQVLPLVREQLTAYGIEVRTAPTGGDAQLEVLDGAKLLWIETPSNPGLDVCDVRRLAEAARARGALVAVDNTLATPLGQRPLELGADFSVASGTKMLTGHGDILLGYVTARDASLMAPVRRWRKIVGAIPGPMEAWLAHRSLATLQLRADRQSANALTIAEALRGRPEVTGLRYPGLPDDPSYKIASQQMRRFGCVVSFTLPTRARADRFLDALLLVDDATSFGGVRSTAERRGRWGGDAVAEGFIRFSAGAEDPEDLVADVLRALDESAD; translated from the coding sequence ATGACGTCAGGGTCAGCGGATTTCGGCGCGGGCAGCGGTGACGGCACGCGCGCGGTGCGGGCCGGACTGCCCGAACCCGTCAAGAACGAGCCGACCCTCCCGGGTCCCGTCTTCGCCGCGCACTTCCATCTGCCCGGCGACCCGACCGGCCCGTACACCTACGGCCGTGACGAGAACCCCACCTGGACGCTCCTGGAGCGCGCCATCGGCGAGCTGGAGGCACCCGGGCAGGACGGCGTCGAAACGCTGGCCTTCCCCTCCGGCATGGCCGCCATCTCGGCGGTGCTCTTCTCCCAGCTGCGCGCCGGCGACATCGTGGTCCTGCCGGACGACGGCTACCAGGTGCTGCCGCTGGTGCGCGAGCAGCTGACCGCGTACGGCATCGAGGTGCGCACCGCGCCGACCGGCGGCGACGCCCAGCTGGAAGTGCTCGACGGCGCGAAGCTGCTGTGGATCGAGACTCCGTCGAACCCCGGGCTCGACGTGTGCGACGTACGGCGGCTCGCCGAGGCGGCACGCGCGCGTGGCGCCCTGGTTGCCGTCGACAACACCCTGGCGACCCCGCTGGGGCAGCGCCCGCTGGAGCTGGGTGCCGACTTCTCCGTGGCCAGCGGCACCAAGATGCTCACCGGGCACGGCGACATCCTCCTGGGCTACGTCACCGCGCGCGACGCCTCGCTGATGGCCCCCGTACGGCGCTGGCGGAAGATCGTGGGCGCGATTCCCGGGCCCATGGAGGCCTGGCTGGCGCACCGCTCGCTCGCTACGCTCCAGTTGCGCGCCGACCGGCAGAGCGCCAACGCCCTGACGATCGCCGAGGCGCTGCGCGGCCGGCCCGAGGTGACCGGGCTGCGCTATCCGGGACTGCCCGACGATCCCTCGTACAAGATCGCCTCGCAGCAGATGCGGCGCTTCGGGTGCGTGGTGTCCTTCACGCTGCCCACGCGCGCGCGTGCCGACCGTTTCCTCGACGCGCTGCTTCTCGTGGACGACGCGACGAGCTTCGGCGGGGTGCGGTCGACGGCGGAGCGGCGCGGCCGGTGGGGCGGGGACGCCGTCGCGGAGGGCTTCATCCGGTTCTCGGCCGGTGCCGAGGATCCCGAGGACCTGGTGGCGGATGTGCTGCGTGCGCTCGACGAGTCGGCGGATTGA
- a CDS encoding LysR family transcriptional regulator, whose protein sequence is MDLALLRTFVTVHRAGSFTRAAALLGLSQPAVTSQIRTLERQLGRPLFLRQARGVTPTTIGDELAHKAAPHLDALVEIAETGLDEDSSLRTLHLAGPPEFTAERALPALTELTGDDGQGFTLRASFGNAEETLEGLAAGHHDLAISTARPRGALLTATPLCDEEHVLVASPRWATRIGPGKLRRKGAHVLEDLPVVEVHESLPLVARYWASVFDSRPAASGTVVVPDLRAVLGCAVAGAGLAVLPRYLCADALARGDIVALLDPAVPPLRTYFLVVRTGTLAMPHIARAHEWLLRAAADWS, encoded by the coding sequence ATGGATTTGGCCCTGCTGCGCACGTTCGTGACGGTGCACCGGGCCGGCTCCTTCACCCGCGCCGCCGCACTGCTCGGGCTCTCCCAGCCGGCCGTCACCTCGCAGATCCGCACCCTGGAGCGGCAGCTGGGACGGCCGCTCTTCCTGAGGCAGGCGCGCGGAGTGACCCCCACGACCATCGGTGACGAGCTCGCGCACAAGGCCGCCCCGCACCTCGACGCCCTGGTCGAGATCGCCGAGACCGGCCTGGACGAGGACTCCTCCTTACGCACCCTGCACCTCGCCGGGCCACCGGAGTTCACCGCCGAACGGGCCCTGCCCGCGCTCACCGAGCTGACAGGCGACGACGGCCAGGGCTTCACACTGCGCGCCTCCTTCGGGAATGCCGAGGAAACCCTGGAGGGACTGGCCGCCGGACATCATGATCTGGCCATCAGTACGGCCCGTCCGAGGGGCGCGCTGCTCACGGCAACTCCGCTCTGCGACGAGGAACACGTCCTGGTCGCCTCTCCGCGCTGGGCCACCCGCATCGGCCCCGGCAAACTGCGCCGCAAGGGCGCCCACGTCCTGGAGGACCTTCCCGTCGTGGAGGTGCACGAGTCGCTGCCGCTCGTCGCCCGCTACTGGGCTTCGGTCTTCGACTCCCGCCCGGCCGCCTCGGGCACCGTTGTCGTCCCCGATCTGCGCGCAGTGCTCGGCTGCGCCGTCGCGGGCGCAGGCCTCGCGGTGCTGCCGCGTTATCTGTGCGCCGACGCCCTGGCACGTGGCGACATCGTGGCGCTCCTCGATCCGGCCGTACCTCCGCTGCGCACGTATTTCCTGGTGGTGCGCACCGGCACACTGGCCATGCCGCACATTGCGCGGGCGCACGAATGGCTGCTGCGTGCGGCGGCCGACTGGTCCTGA
- a CDS encoding NUDIX domain-containing protein: MTVRPVVKRTARAILLDGDDLILIKRTKPGVDPYWLTPGGGVEPEDTTVVDALHREVHEELGAKIIDVVPCFVDTVEHIGDDGGATGVKVQHFFVCRLESMDPSQRHGPEMDEPCGEYEIVRVPFTRVGIASVHLVPLSLRHYLDGNIEGVRAMHAPDLG, encoded by the coding sequence ATGACCGTTCGACCCGTGGTCAAGCGCACCGCCCGTGCCATCCTGCTCGACGGCGACGACCTGATCCTCATCAAGCGCACCAAGCCGGGCGTCGATCCCTACTGGCTCACACCGGGTGGCGGGGTCGAGCCGGAGGACACGACCGTCGTCGACGCGCTCCACCGCGAGGTGCACGAGGAACTCGGCGCGAAGATCATCGATGTGGTGCCGTGCTTCGTCGACACCGTCGAGCACATCGGCGACGACGGCGGCGCGACCGGCGTAAAGGTGCAGCACTTCTTCGTGTGCCGACTGGAGTCCATGGACCCGTCCCAGCGGCACGGTCCCGAGATGGACGAGCCATGCGGCGAGTACGAGATCGTGCGAGTGCCGTTCACCCGCGTCGGAATCGCCTCCGTCCATCTCGTACCGCTGTCCCTACGGCACTACCTCGACGGGAACATCGAGGGCGTACGAGCGATGCACGCGCCCGACCTGGGCTGA
- a CDS encoding low molecular weight protein-tyrosine-phosphatase translates to MPYRVCFVCTGNICRSPMAESVFRTQVAQAGLDGLVEVDSAGTDGWHEGDGADPRTVAVLEAGGYDSGHAARQFRASWFSRLDLVVALDSGHLKALRRLAPTQEDAEKVRLLRSYDPAAGDGLDVPDPYYGRMDDFEECLEMVEAAGPGLLAAIREQLEGRAA, encoded by the coding sequence ATGCCCTACCGCGTCTGTTTCGTCTGCACCGGCAACATCTGCCGCTCGCCGATGGCCGAGTCCGTCTTCCGCACCCAGGTGGCACAGGCCGGACTCGATGGCCTGGTCGAGGTCGACAGCGCGGGCACGGACGGCTGGCACGAGGGCGACGGTGCCGACCCGCGCACCGTCGCCGTGCTGGAGGCAGGCGGCTACGACAGCGGCCACGCCGCCCGGCAGTTCAGGGCGTCGTGGTTCTCCCGCCTCGACCTCGTCGTCGCCCTCGACTCCGGCCATCTGAAGGCCCTTCGCCGCCTCGCACCCACCCAGGAGGACGCGGAGAAGGTGCGCCTGCTGCGCTCCTACGACCCCGCGGCCGGCGACGGCCTCGACGTCCCCGATCCGTATTACGGACGCATGGACGACTTCGAGGAGTGTCTTGAGATGGTGGAGGCGGCGGGCCCGGGGCTGCTCGCCGCGATACGGGAACAACTGGAGGGACGGGCAGCATGA
- a CDS encoding globin domain-containing protein — translation MDAPTTTPADNGTSGGNGGGGWFTPHKEPEPAVEGQEAAEGGRLAGLRPVGRPAPREDTPEQERISPAPDEAGPGREAAHREQGPPAHAAAHREQEPPPAYAAVRTEPGPAHDAVRPLSGPPQPEPGSPRPAPAPQPRVPAQRPAPRPEGSPDAVLIRRTMAEVGPVADKVTSYFYALLFVRHPELRPLFPAAMDTQRDRLLKALLTAAEHIDNTAVLVSYLQNLGRGHRKYGTRPEHYPAVGECLIGSLSRYASESWDAETEAAWVRTYTTISQVMIDAAAADELMAPAWWYAEVVSHDLRTPDVAVVTVRPDQPYPFLAGQYTSLETPWWPRIWRHYSFASSPRSDGLLSFHVKAVPAGWVSNALVHRARPGDIIRLGPPAGSMTVDHTTDSGLLCLGGGTGIAPIKALVEDVAEHGERRPVEVFYGARTDHDLYDIDTMLRLQQSHPWLSVRPVVDRQAHLQLPDAVREYGPWNEYDAYLSGPPGMIRSGLDALRDIGIPSDRIRHDSVEELVGAGD, via the coding sequence ATGGACGCTCCGACCACCACGCCGGCCGACAACGGCACTTCTGGCGGCAACGGCGGGGGCGGCTGGTTCACGCCGCACAAGGAACCGGAACCTGCCGTCGAAGGGCAGGAGGCGGCCGAGGGCGGCCGTCTGGCCGGGCTGCGCCCGGTCGGCCGCCCCGCTCCGCGCGAGGACACACCGGAGCAGGAACGAATATCCCCAGCTCCGGACGAGGCAGGGCCCGGTCGCGAAGCGGCACACCGCGAGCAGGGGCCGCCCGCACACGCGGCCGCACACCGCGAGCAGGAGCCGCCGCCCGCATACGCAGCCGTGCGCACGGAGCCAGGGCCCGCCCACGACGCCGTACGGCCGCTGTCAGGCCCTCCGCAGCCCGAGCCCGGCTCCCCGCGGCCCGCACCCGCTCCTCAGCCGCGAGTGCCCGCCCAGCGGCCCGCGCCCCGCCCCGAAGGATCGCCGGACGCCGTGCTCATCCGGCGGACCATGGCCGAGGTCGGCCCCGTCGCCGACAAGGTCACCTCCTACTTCTACGCCCTGCTCTTCGTGCGGCACCCGGAGCTGCGGCCGCTGTTCCCCGCGGCGATGGACACTCAACGGGACCGGCTGCTGAAGGCGCTGCTGACCGCGGCCGAGCACATCGACAACACCGCCGTCCTCGTCTCGTATCTGCAGAACCTCGGCCGTGGCCACCGCAAGTACGGCACCCGGCCCGAGCACTACCCGGCCGTCGGCGAGTGCCTCATCGGCTCGCTCAGCCGGTACGCCTCCGAGAGCTGGGACGCGGAGACCGAAGCGGCATGGGTGCGGACGTACACGACGATCTCCCAGGTCATGATCGACGCGGCGGCCGCGGACGAACTGATGGCCCCGGCCTGGTGGTACGCAGAGGTCGTCTCGCACGACCTCAGGACCCCCGACGTCGCGGTCGTCACCGTCCGCCCCGATCAGCCGTACCCCTTCCTCGCCGGGCAGTACACCAGCCTGGAGACGCCCTGGTGGCCGCGGATATGGCGGCACTACTCGTTCGCCTCCTCGCCGCGCTCCGACGGACTGCTGTCGTTCCACGTGAAAGCCGTCCCGGCGGGCTGGGTCTCCAACGCGCTGGTGCACCGCGCGCGTCCCGGCGACATCATCCGGCTCGGCCCGCCGGCCGGTTCGATGACGGTCGACCACACCACCGACAGCGGGCTGCTCTGTCTCGGTGGCGGCACCGGTATCGCGCCCATCAAGGCTCTGGTCGAGGACGTCGCCGAGCACGGGGAGCGGCGGCCGGTCGAGGTCTTCTACGGAGCCCGCACCGACCACGACCTGTACGACATCGACACGATGCTGCGTCTTCAGCAGAGCCACCCCTGGCTCTCGGTGCGCCCGGTCGTCGACCGGCAGGCCCACCTCCAGCTCCCCGACGCCGTACGCGAGTACGGACCGTGGAACGAGTACGACGCCTACCTCTCCGGGCCGCCCGGCATGATCCGCAGCGGTCTGGATGCCCTGAGGGACATCGGCATCCCGTCGGACCGTATCCGCCACGACTCGGTGGAGGAGCTCGTCGGGGCCGGGGACTGA